The window GGTGGCTCGAGGTGGAGAGTTGTGGTTCCCTTGGCTATGCCGAAAggctgggcctgggcctgggcctgggcctggccTGCCACTCACGGTGGGGCATGCCCCAAGCTGAGGCTGGAGAACCCCTCCTGGCACAGGGACACTTCCAGCGAGATGGCAGCTGGCCTTCGGCAAGACCCCAGCATAAGGGACACAGCATGGCCTTACATGCCCAGCTGCAACAGATGAGCGTACGAGGTTCCCAGGGATGCCCCGCACTGGGGGGGTCCACAagccctgctctgcacagcGCCTTCACGGCAGCGGCGCCCAGCCCCGTATCTGCCAACCGACCGACCGCAGGAACAACCTTCGCGCGCCCGCCCGCACCACAGCCCCAGAGCGCCTTCCACTGCGCGCAGGCGCAACGCAACCTGCGCCGGCTAGGCACAACGCCGCGCGCGCACGCAGGCGCACAGCCGACGCCCCACTCTCCCCGCCCCTTTTTCCCGGAAGCGGGAGATTGAAGCGCTGAGGCCGGTGAGGTGCTGGCGGTTTCGGGGAGGGTTCTCTCCGTTCGGCTCCTTTCCCTGGTGTCTGAGGGGAGTGGGTTCTGTTCCCCACGGCTTAGTGATGCTGGGGGAGAGGGTCCCTCAGGGCTGTCTCCTTCCTTGACCCTCACCCCGGGTCCTGGCCCAGCTGGCTCCTAGGGGCGGGCTGGGCCTCGTTAGGGCCGAGGCTTTGTGCTCCGTGAGGGGCCTCCCCTCATTCCATGGCGTGTGAGCAGCCTCTGGCTTGGGCTCTGACTGTGCTGCGGGTCTCTGATATGCTCCGTTTCTGGGGTGCCTCTTGGCCCTCCGGGGTGCATCACCTCAGAAAAAGCTCATTGGATCTGTGGCTCTGCTTATGAACTGCCCAGCCtaccttctgcttctctgtagGGTGGAAAGTAGTTAGGGAAAAATTGTTACTGAGTGTTAATAGAGCCTTCGGTTGGTGAGAGGGGAATGTAAAAGAGTGAGTGCTGTTATGTAATGTAGCTGTAAGCAGGAAAAATGAGGTAGGTAGCATCAGGGACATACCCAAAGTGTGATCAAGTAAGTACTGAAGtgcaaaaatgtcttttccccTTCTAGCCCAAGTTTTCCTTACTTGCtggacaaaattatttttctgtgtgataaATAGCATCGCTGCTTGAAAATGTAAAGGGTTCTTAGGCTGAGATCTTGGAGAAGGATTTTAAGAGTGCAGGAGATCTATGTGAATGTGCTGCCAAACAGAATTAAAGTAACAGCATTAGTGAACCGTTGGAAAAAGTATTCATTGTAGTCATGGTCACTTGAAGACAAATAATCTGCATTAGAATGTAAAAGCAGAGAGTCACaggatttattttgaaagagttgAACAAGTCTGTTGAAGCTAGCTCTTAGGCTTGAAATTTTTAGCTGCTTAGTAAGATTTGTTGCGTATTTGTGACATACTGTATACGTAGGCATGATGTAGCTTTTTATAGActcttgtttacattaagaaaTAATAGTGATAACTTGCATTATGtttgctgggtgctgtgggcttCCTGCTTAATTGATAGACTGCTAAAATACCCAATTAACTAAATTTTCTTTAGTAAagtctgtgttttttttaagagtactGTAAGttgaattttgaaaaactgCAGGGAATGTTGACTTGTAAGATGAATGAGGACCTGTGTCCTTTGGTATAAAGCCAGGAAGACCAGGGTTGCCAGGTTAGTAAGGCTTTGGCATACTGAAGCTTTGGTATGTTTTATCTCTGAAGAGGAAGCCCCTCGTGTCAGTCTTGTGTTGCCTAGAGACTTGTTtgcaggattttatttttaagaggcTTCTGTTTTGAAACTCCTAATTGCAATTTGCAGGTAAACAGAGGTGTAGCTGATGATTTTCCAGCTGTATTTTGGTCATTAGCAGGTGGTTCACAAGTGCTAAACTAAGTTAAACATTGCCAAATCAATTTGAAGTTGGTACATGCTGGGAGGTATGACTTACCATTTTAATTAAGGTGCTTTTCTGAGCAAACTGGGGATGCTTACTTTTAATCTGAAATTCTACTTGTGTGAGTAATTACTTTTTTAAGCAGCATCCCCAGAACGATCAAATGAGACAGTGGATTATTCTCACAGACCTGGTTACccaattattttgttttatagaaaagatTAATTGTTTACACACGTGCACAGTAAAAATCTTGTGGCTCCCAAAAATCCTTTTATCACTACTTGGGATGCAGTTAAATGAAAGGACTGGTTCTTCACAACCTGGCTTAGTAAGGATTATTCCTTTGCATTAGACAAGCAGTAAAGGTCATTCAGGTTAAGAAAACTGTTTGTTTGGAGTGAGCTTTTTTGGATGAGTTCGATGTTGCAGGATCTGACCTTGGATTTATAGGCATACTGTAATGGGTTTGATTGCTTCGTAAGTTGTATTGCTCCTTTTTAACACTAGAAAGAGGATATCAGAGAATATGagtgaggaaaaataatataCAAAATTCATAGTGAGATACTTTATACCAGTTAGTCTCATTCATCCTCTTGCAGAAAAGCCATTCACAAAGCAAGATGCTACTTAGCACATGAAACAGTGTGTAACTTTTGCAGATGTCTTTTTGAACTTGACAATTAGAAAGTAAGCCTTAGTATTTCTTATTAGAGCTTTTTACTCATTTCTGCAGCCCTATGACTCATTATAATCAGGTGAAAATGGCACATACATAATTCATTCTGTCTTTTAACAGAAACTATCCATCTCGAGATGGAAGAACCAGTGCTTGATAAATTGACATCTTTGTGCAATACTCCAAAGGATTCTGGGACAACAGCTCCACAGGAGATTAGTTCAGGGAAACAGGTATGAAAACTTACTTGTTATTCCAGTAACGTGGCTCTTCATAGTAACAAAAATGCTTGTGAAATCATCAAGTAGTTGGAAGTCACTGAGATACTGTTCACTGGAAGGCTAAAGATAGGTAGCTTATACCTATAGCTACAAGGTTGTCCAGGTAAGGAATGTGCTTGGTATATTTCCCTCTGAATATGCAGATGTTTGCTGTGAATACAAACTGATGGAGCAGTATACCCGAAATGCCATACtaataaatttaaatactaTTTAGGGTTTCTGGTGGTTcttgttgtttgtgttttttaaaaaatctatcttcttcagttttctcaaATCCTAGTTTTCTGGTTTGCTGTGTATGCACAATGACTTTCTGTGACTTCTGCTTGCACTTGAACAAAGTACACTGCTTTCAGTTTGTATATTCTCTGTAATGCTGAGCTCTAGTTTGGTGTTCATCCTAGCATGTTATGGTGATGCTGTCATGCTCAGTGACTGGACCTATGCTGGATAGGGCTTGTTTGTTAGTGTTCATTAACTAATCCCTCTCTTCCATATTTTAGTATATTTTCACAGGTAAAAATGttaacaaattttttttataatctaTGTCTAacttcttttgaagaaaaagaatcacTTTAGATGCTTATCAGTGAAGGATCTCAAAGCATGAACAAGTCAAAATTATACCAATCATTGCCCTCAGGTACAATACAGATGTTTTATACTAGTGCTAATACAGAAAGTGTGTATATGTGATGGGAtggaacagcaaaaaaaaaaccccaaaaccaaccctTATCTCCATTAAACTAAAAGGGGAAATTGAACTGGATGGAATAAAATTAGCCAAGTTGAAATATACCCTATATCTTCTGTACAAAGACTAGATGAGTAGGTTTGCCTTAATATGGAATACAGGATTTGCTCCTAGAAAATGTGGAAGTACATCTTTCCATACCTTGCAGCTGTGTGTGCATGCAAACACATGTGAAAGGAGGAAGTTAACTTTGTGAAAGCTATAGTGAGAGTTAGGAAGTCTGGCTTTACAATGATCTTGACACATATGACACATTCTATGTAAGTAATAACCAGGGTAAACAGATCTTTGAAATTTCATCAAAAGATTAGATTACTCTGAGTCTTCtgggtttttctgttgttctctttttttttttttagccaatGAGTGCAGCTCTGAGGGAACGATTAAGGAAAACAAGACGTTCATTTAATGCTAATTTTACAGTCGCAAAGCGGCTCAAAAtagacactgaagaaaaaggCTGTGCTGATGCTGACACAGGGTGCCTGCCGAAGACAATTACCGATTGTTCCAGATTACAAGATGGTTCTGAAAACCTGGAAAGAAATGGCACTGCTCATACATGTTTCAAAAGTCGCTTACAGGAAAGTGATCTCTGTGGATCAGCAGAGAATTCTCATGTGCTACAGGCTGATCTTAGTCAGCAACAgtccctggaagaaaaagtaagGCTGGTGAAACAAGtgcaagagaaggaagaacTACTTCGAAGGCTCAAACTGGTTAAGATGTACCGATCTAAGGTGAGGCGAACCTCTGAAAAAGGACTTTTAAGTCATTCTTTGAAGTGGAATTCATAGTGTAATCTTCATTTATTGATTTAAGCAACAATACTGactcacttttttttgtgtggtgtttgtGTATTGTCCCAGTTTAaggcattttataaaaatagatCTGCAGGgtatcaaaaaaccccacatttcaGCAAATgacaaatttctttttgttttgtcccAATTTCAGAACAACCTGTCTGAACTGCAGGCTTTGATAGTGAAATGGAGAAGTAGTACCCAGCTGATGCTCTATGAACTACAGTCAGCCTTTTCTGCAGATGGCAAGAAAGTGAGTCTCACTCAGCTGATAGATACTTTTGGATTAGAAGACCAGTTATTGCACTACAGCAGAACAGAAGAAGATTTTGTAGATGCATAATCTACAGATGCCAAGCTTTCAATTACAGGCATGCATAAGCAGAAAAGACTGAGCGAATTCTGATTGCATAAGAAGTGTTGATCAGACAGTGGACTTTATGCTTTGAGGTTAGGAAGTTTTCTCAGGAGATACTTGTAAAGCTATGTACTTAGGTACAGTAGGCACTGTAAAAGGCATTACTTAATGGAAAAGCTCGAACTCATGCTGTTTTGGGAAACCTGGCTTGATAACTTCATCAGTGAattgttatttattaaaaataaaatgaaatcaagtCATACTTAACAGGTAGAAGGCAGTCCATTCTTTGATTAGTCTTTGCATGGTTACTTGTCTTGAAATAATGAACTCAAAtgaattgttttttctgttgatgTTCAGATGGGGAAGAGTTCTGTTCTTTGTTCATAGATGCATCCCCATTTTACAAATGTCTTCCTGCTGCCAGTCAGTTGTTAACAGCATTTTGTGAGTTACATAGAAATAACTAATTTTCATGTTGTTAATATTCTGAAGCTGCACTGAGATTTTCTCAATAGCTTTAATTATTACTGAGGGAAATGTGCCATAATGCACTCATTTTTAGATACAATTGTCTTCAGGGAAGCTGTCTCTTAAGCATTCTGCCACAGCCTGAAGGGAAGGCGAGAAAATTGCAGCCAACATCTGTCTACTCTACTACTTCATGTGAGAGCCAAggtgttttctcttttcaaataaataagaaaaacaaggcCTTGTCTAATGGGAGTGCTTCAAATACAGCATCATAAAGCTGACTaaaacttcagcatttcatttattttccaataaatgttgtttctttaaaatgtttttttattttaacttgaaaTTGCTTATTTCCTCATCATGGCCTCTGCATATAATGTGatgacttctgtttttattttccttaaaatcaTTGCTCATCAAGTGTAACAAAACATAAATCTCAACTACTCTACAACTCCCCCCTGGAATGAATGTTGTTTTATAGGCGATCACATTCCTTATGGGTTGTACCTTAACTGTTTTGTTTACCGGTGccatttcctgttttcttaataaaagAGTAATTTCTGACATAtctcaagggaaagaaaagggtctgtataattttttattttagcattgaTAGGGGTCATTAGACTTAAATCTGTACTCACAACTTGCTCTTAAGAATACTAAATGTTGCTGTCCATGGAGAGTTTATGAAGAACAACCTTTATTGCTGATCACATTTTGAGTGTTAAGAAACtatttcttctgcctctttaggttaataaaaaaagatgatggTGCTTGGTGAAGGGGGCCGTTCTTGTCCCGGAGATCCTTGGCAAATTTGGAACTCTGTTGCTTCTAGGGAAGTTtcagtaggaagaaaaaggtCTTGGAAGAAGAATGGGGATGTAATTAGAATCCTTACAGGCCCCAGTTAGAGATGataaagcaaaaccagaggTGGTATACAAGATCACAACAGAAGTAGTTTTCCTTACAAGTGTAGAATTTTGTTAAACTAATGTATCGAAGCTATTAATGCTCTTACAAGGGAATGAGTTTAGATTTTATATGAATTTatgaaaggaggagaagaatCAACGTATACCatgggagagagaaataaaaatcgGTGAGAATGCCTGAGTAGGTAGATCCTGCTCTAGCAGTGGTTAATTTTATCAAGGGTTCTTTATCTTTCTTAGCTGTCTTGGAGGGATCT is drawn from Gavia stellata isolate bGavSte3 chromosome 9, bGavSte3.hap2, whole genome shotgun sequence and contains these coding sequences:
- the SFR1 gene encoding swi5-dependent recombination DNA repair protein 1 homolog, producing MEEPVLDKLTSLCNTPKDSGTTAPQEISSGKQPMSAALRERLRKTRRSFNANFTVAKRLKIDTEEKGCADADTGCLPKTITDCSRLQDGSENLERNGTAHTCFKSRLQESDLCGSAENSHVLQADLSQQQSLEEKVRLVKQVQEKEELLRRLKLVKMYRSKNNLSELQALIVKWRSSTQLMLYELQSAFSADGKKVSLTQLIDTFGLEDQLLHYSRTEEDFVDA